A genome region from Parafrankia irregularis includes the following:
- a CDS encoding PucR family transcriptional regulator codes for MSSSNRVATTVAPQGPTELQGGPWPAPDITRPAPDIAALARELTELALSGSDWRPVVRRLAAAAGRPVRLLGVHGDVVAANPPGPAGTTGWAGPAGTAGSAGSTGAAAGVSGGLTALLTRPGYTEVTCEDGWRGRGATVQAGSRYVGLLLIGVGPPAPETEAGSAGQDAADDDRDGLDALVNAARTALAIVAVRRDAEAAARAESASRLANELRFGSPRGHEEMLRSAARFGLDLAVPHAAALFFYDGRHGRAWGTGLTWIESPTARDGELGWTVLTGDIERELGRIRDRLQGMVGPDRPVLAAAGPVVTDNGFDLAETTSSFSEAEAVLALLRHRGDGMTLVHSELGLAGLLLAVPRSRLEAFTRAELGPLLERPDLFVTLAAWLETNGSRAAVAERIHVHRNSVGYRMNRVRELLGLQDDEPTRMWRLHAAVVAREVLQALSAAPTASADESVTERRPVPT; via the coding sequence GTGTCATCCAGCAACCGCGTCGCGACGACTGTGGCGCCGCAGGGACCCACCGAGCTCCAGGGCGGTCCGTGGCCTGCGCCGGACATCACCCGGCCCGCGCCGGACATCGCCGCGCTGGCCCGGGAGCTGACCGAGCTCGCGCTGTCGGGCAGCGACTGGCGCCCGGTCGTCCGCCGGCTCGCGGCCGCGGCCGGTCGTCCGGTCCGGCTGCTGGGCGTGCACGGCGACGTCGTCGCGGCGAACCCGCCGGGCCCGGCGGGAACGACCGGCTGGGCAGGCCCGGCGGGAACGGCCGGGTCAGCCGGATCGACCGGGGCAGCGGCCGGAGTGAGCGGCGGACTGACCGCGTTGCTGACCCGGCCCGGATACACCGAGGTGACCTGTGAGGACGGCTGGCGCGGCCGGGGTGCGACCGTCCAGGCCGGCTCGCGCTACGTCGGGCTGCTCCTGATCGGCGTCGGCCCGCCGGCCCCGGAAACGGAAGCCGGCAGCGCTGGCCAGGATGCCGCCGATGATGATCGGGATGGCCTCGACGCACTGGTCAACGCCGCGCGGACCGCACTGGCGATCGTCGCGGTGCGGCGGGACGCGGAGGCCGCCGCGCGGGCGGAAAGCGCCAGCCGCCTGGCGAACGAGCTCCGTTTCGGATCACCGCGAGGCCACGAGGAGATGCTGCGCTCCGCCGCGCGCTTCGGTCTCGACCTGGCCGTTCCGCACGCCGCCGCCCTGTTCTTCTACGACGGCCGGCATGGGCGGGCCTGGGGCACCGGCCTCACCTGGATCGAGTCGCCCACCGCGCGGGACGGTGAGCTGGGCTGGACGGTGCTCACCGGCGACATCGAGCGCGAGCTCGGCCGCATCCGGGACCGTCTGCAGGGCATGGTCGGGCCGGACCGCCCCGTCCTCGCGGCCGCCGGCCCGGTCGTCACCGACAACGGCTTCGACCTCGCCGAGACGACATCCTCGTTCAGCGAGGCGGAGGCGGTGCTGGCCCTGCTGCGCCATCGCGGCGACGGGATGACGCTGGTGCACTCGGAGCTGGGTCTGGCCGGCCTGCTGCTCGCGGTGCCGCGCAGCCGTCTGGAGGCGTTCACCCGCGCCGAGCTCGGCCCGCTGCTCGAACGGCCCGACCTGTTCGTCACCCTGGCGGCCTGGTTGGAGACCAACGGCAGCCGGGCCGCGGTGGCCGAACGCATCCACGTCCACCGCAACTCGGTCGGCTACCGGATGAACCGGGTCAGGGAACTGCTCGGTCTGCAGGACGACGAACCGACCCGCATGTGGCGCCTGCACGCCGCGGTGGTGGCCCGCGAGGTCCTCCAGGCACTGTC
- a CDS encoding nuclear transport factor 2 family protein: MRGEQALGGEQATWTGLPRPAAAYIAALNAGDPDAVAACVTEDFRNEHASPAGRGCVGRAAYRERLPGFLAAFPGLRYVPDADPVAAGDRVAVPYLMTASMPEGALRIRGLWLLTLRAGLVAHRVDYWDSGAVPAGSRPADGAATPEGTAAAD, encoded by the coding sequence GTGCGCGGAGAGCAGGCACTCGGCGGAGAGCAGGCGACGTGGACCGGCCTGCCCCGGCCGGCCGCGGCCTACATCGCGGCGCTGAACGCCGGTGATCCGGATGCTGTCGCGGCCTGTGTGACCGAGGACTTCCGCAACGAGCACGCCTCGCCGGCGGGCCGGGGCTGTGTGGGGCGGGCTGCCTACCGGGAGCGCCTGCCAGGCTTCCTCGCGGCGTTCCCGGGGCTGCGGTACGTCCCGGACGCCGACCCGGTCGCGGCCGGTGATCGGGTCGCTGTGCCGTATCTGATGACGGCGTCGATGCCCGAGGGGGCGCTGCGGATTCGCGGTCTGTGGCTGCTTACCCTGCGGGCTGGACTGGTCGCGCACCGCGTTGACTACTGGGACAGCGGGGCGGTTCCCGCCGGGTCGCGGCCCGCCGACGGCGCGGCGACGCCGGAGGGGACTGCCGCGGCGGACTGA
- a CDS encoding VOC family protein: MTIEATTAARPETTSRPESVRPESVRPESPRSESDSAAAVTGGPGLAQPRWTHIALPSGDLDASVAFYTSMTPLVVVAEREDADGRNAWLSNPGQWETPFVLVLAAFNNARGSQQGIMKPFAHIGIELPTRADVDKAADRARDAGCLHWEPRDMPDPIGYICAVTDPDGNVIEFSHNQRVFSTVRELWGPKS; the protein is encoded by the coding sequence GTGACGATCGAAGCGACAACAGCAGCGCGGCCTGAGACGACATCGCGGCCTGAGAGCGTGCGGCCTGAGAGCGTGCGGCCCGAGAGCCCGCGGTCTGAGAGTGACAGTGCCGCCGCGGTCACGGGCGGGCCGGGGCTCGCGCAGCCGCGCTGGACCCACATCGCCCTTCCGTCGGGTGACCTGGACGCGTCCGTCGCCTTCTACACGAGCATGACTCCGCTGGTCGTGGTGGCCGAGCGGGAGGACGCCGACGGCCGCAACGCCTGGCTGTCCAACCCCGGCCAGTGGGAGACGCCGTTCGTGCTGGTCCTCGCCGCGTTCAACAACGCGCGCGGCAGCCAGCAGGGGATCATGAAGCCGTTCGCGCACATCGGCATCGAGCTGCCCACCCGCGCGGACGTCGACAAGGCCGCCGACCGGGCCCGGGACGCCGGCTGCCTGCACTGGGAGCCCCGGGACATGCCCGACCCGATCGGCTACATCTGCGCCGTCACCGACCCGGACGGCAACGTGATCGAGTTCAGCCACAACCAGCGGGTTTTCTCGACCGTCCGCGAACTGTGGGGCCCGAAGTCGTGA